The Gimibacter soli genome includes a region encoding these proteins:
- a CDS encoding pyruvate, water dikinase regulatory protein — MPTAPFQEGENPGERIFHVHLVSDSTGETLDATVGAALVQFEGVRVQKHSWPLIRSAMQMERLMEDIREDPGLVMYTLVNPKIRQALEEGCQAANLPVLSILDPVINLLGTYFGVQASHSVGKQHMMDANYFRRIDALHYTMAHDDGQMTEELFEADIVLVGVSRSSKTPTSIYLANKGYKTANVPFVPVVPMPEELDHLKDTFVIGLTTSPDRLVAIRTNRLRSLHKDDDGCYTDEEHIKTEIAACRRYCSERGWPVLDVTRRSIEESAAAIIHKYHAWLEARREGSA; from the coding sequence ATGCCGACCGCGCCGTTCCAGGAAGGGGAAAACCCCGGCGAACGGATTTTCCACGTGCATCTGGTGTCGGATTCGACCGGTGAAACGCTTGACGCGACCGTCGGGGCAGCCCTTGTCCAGTTCGAAGGTGTCAGGGTCCAGAAGCATAGCTGGCCGCTTATCCGTTCTGCCATGCAAATGGAACGGCTGATGGAAGATATCCGCGAGGACCCGGGCCTTGTCATGTATACCCTCGTGAACCCGAAAATACGACAGGCGCTGGAGGAAGGTTGTCAGGCCGCAAATCTACCGGTGCTGTCGATCCTTGATCCTGTCATCAATCTTCTTGGCACCTATTTCGGGGTGCAGGCGTCGCACAGCGTCGGCAAGCAGCATATGATGGACGCCAACTATTTCCGCCGTATCGATGCCCTTCACTATACGATGGCGCATGATGACGGCCAGATGACTGAGGAATTGTTCGAGGCCGATATCGTGCTTGTCGGCGTGTCGCGGTCGTCGAAAACGCCTACGAGCATCTATCTCGCCAACAAGGGCTACAAGACGGCGAATGTGCCCTTCGTGCCCGTTGTGCCGATGCCCGAGGAACTGGACCATCTGAAAGATACGTTCGTGATCGGCCTCACCACGAGCCCGGACCGGCTGGTGGCGATCCGTACCAACCGCTTGCGGTCGCTCCATAAGGATGACGATGGCTGCTATACGGACGAGGAGCATATCAAGACCGAAATCGCCGCCTGCCGCCGCTATTGCAGCGAACGGGGCTGGCCGGTCCTTGATGTCACCCGCCGCTCGATCGAGGAATCGGCGGCTGCCATCATCCACAAATATCACGCCTGGCTGGAGGCCCGCCGCGAGGGCAGCGCATGA
- the hemE gene encoding uroporphyrinogen decarboxylase, with protein MTRLLLETLKNNPGDRVPFWFMRQAGRYLPEYLETRAKSKSFMDFCYSPDLATEVTLQPIRRYGMDGAILFADILVVPDGLGQQVWFETGHGPRLTPVNDEATFSKIGMTGFHEKVGAVYETVRRLRKDLPDEVTLLGFAGAPWTVATYMVEGAGSKDHGAARLLGYSKPGLFGRLLDMLVEATSEYLIAQIDAGADAVQIFDSWSAALPEPAFDNWVIEPTRAIVSRIRAKHKEVPIIGFPRLAGSLYKKYVRETGVNAVSLDTGVSLKIGRDIQNMVPVQGNLDPWHVVAGGGGMVAETLRILEGLAGGAHVFNLGHGFVPQTNPEHVAELAKTIKTFRR; from the coding sequence ATGACCAGGCTCCTGCTTGAAACGCTCAAGAACAATCCGGGCGACCGTGTACCTTTCTGGTTCATGCGTCAGGCAGGGCGGTATCTCCCTGAATATCTGGAGACGCGGGCCAAATCGAAATCCTTCATGGATTTCTGCTATAGCCCGGACCTTGCAACCGAAGTGACCCTGCAGCCGATCCGCCGCTATGGCATGGACGGTGCGATCCTGTTTGCGGACATTCTTGTCGTGCCCGACGGATTGGGTCAGCAGGTTTGGTTCGAGACAGGCCATGGACCTCGCCTCACGCCGGTCAATGACGAGGCCACCTTCTCCAAAATCGGCATGACGGGCTTTCATGAAAAGGTCGGTGCCGTATACGAAACAGTCAGGCGGCTCCGGAAGGACCTGCCCGATGAGGTAACGCTTCTGGGGTTTGCCGGGGCGCCGTGGACAGTCGCGACCTATATGGTCGAAGGGGCAGGCAGCAAGGACCATGGGGCCGCGCGGCTTCTGGGTTATTCGAAGCCCGGCCTGTTCGGCCGTCTTCTCGATATGCTGGTCGAAGCCACCAGTGAATATCTGATCGCGCAGATCGATGCCGGCGCCGATGCCGTGCAGATTTTCGACAGCTGGTCGGCGGCACTGCCGGAGCCCGCGTTCGACAATTGGGTGATCGAGCCGACCCGCGCCATCGTGTCGCGTATCCGGGCCAAGCACAAGGAAGTGCCGATCATCGGTTTCCCGCGCCTTGCCGGCAGCCTTTACAAGAAATATGTCCGCGAAACCGGCGTGAATGCCGTGTCGCTGGACACCGGCGTATCGCTGAAAATCGGGCGGGATATCCAGAATATGGTGCCGGTGCAGGGCAATCTTGACCCTTGGCATGTGGTTGCGGGCGGCGGCGGCATGGTCGCTGAAACGCTCCGCATCCTGGAAGGGCTTGCAGGCGGCGCGCATGTCTTCAACCTCGGTCATGGTTTCGTGCCGCAAACCAACCCCGAGCATGTGGCCGAGCTCGCCAAGACCATCAAGACATTCCGGCGCTAA
- a CDS encoding amidohydrolase → MKRTIALALGLVMTAPAIHADDALTKAVKADYDKHLDALFKDFHANPELSFVEHKTATKLAAELKAAGFEVTTGIGGTGVVAIMKNGAGPMVMMRADMDGLPVEEKSGLAYASKATQEDRNGNLMPVMHACGHDVHVTSLIGTARRMAAMKDKWSGTLMLIGQPAEEVVGGARAMMEAGIYKTYGKPDMALAFHVAAGHEAGYIDISDASPYSGSDTVEITVHGVGAHGAAPHRGKDPVVIASEIVMALQTLVSRTLGPYEPGVVTVGLFQAGTKANIISDHAELGLSVRSDNPETRKKLFDGIVNIAEGIGRANGMPEDLLPEVRLAVESTPPTMNNPELAQRLRKLWTAEFGAEMVGNKPKDNMGAEDFPFFTTDPAIPSVYFQVGGTPKADFERAAAGGEPVPSHHSPLFKVTPEPAVRRGVEATVTALLDLMPKK, encoded by the coding sequence ATGAAACGCACTATCGCCCTTGCCCTTGGCCTTGTGATGACCGCGCCGGCAATCCATGCCGACGACGCGCTGACCAAAGCCGTTAAGGCCGACTATGACAAGCATCTCGATGCCTTGTTCAAGGACTTCCACGCGAATCCCGAGCTTTCCTTTGTGGAGCATAAAACCGCGACGAAACTTGCGGCAGAGCTGAAGGCTGCGGGCTTCGAAGTCACAACCGGGATCGGTGGCACCGGCGTGGTGGCCATCATGAAAAACGGCGCCGGCCCGATGGTGATGATGCGCGCCGATATGGACGGCCTGCCGGTTGAGGAAAAGTCGGGCCTCGCCTATGCCTCCAAAGCCACGCAGGAAGACCGCAACGGCAACCTGATGCCGGTGATGCATGCCTGCGGGCATGATGTGCATGTCACCTCGCTGATTGGCACCGCGCGCCGCATGGCAGCCATGAAGGACAAATGGTCGGGCACCCTGATGCTTATCGGCCAGCCGGCGGAGGAGGTTGTTGGCGGTGCCCGCGCGATGATGGAAGCGGGCATCTACAAGACCTACGGCAAGCCGGATATGGCACTCGCCTTCCACGTCGCAGCAGGCCATGAGGCTGGCTATATCGACATTTCCGACGCATCGCCCTATTCGGGTTCCGACACGGTTGAAATCACTGTCCACGGCGTTGGCGCGCATGGCGCCGCACCGCACCGCGGCAAGGACCCGGTGGTGATCGCGTCCGAAATCGTGATGGCGCTGCAGACGCTTGTGTCCCGCACCCTCGGGCCCTACGAGCCGGGCGTGGTGACAGTTGGCCTGTTCCAGGCTGGCACCAAGGCCAATATCATCTCGGATCATGCCGAGCTTGGCCTCAGCGTGCGGTCGGACAATCCCGAGACCCGCAAGAAGCTCTTTGACGGCATCGTGAATATCGCCGAGGGCATTGGCCGCGCCAATGGCATGCCCGAGGACCTGCTACCGGAAGTGCGGCTTGCGGTGGAATCGACCCCGCCGACCATGAACAACCCCGAGCTCGCCCAGCGCCTGCGCAAGCTCTGGACCGCTGAATTCGGCGCCGAGATGGTCGGTAACAAGCCGAAGGATAATATGGGGGCGGAAGACTTCCCCTTCTTCACCACCGATCCGGCGATCCCGAGCGTCTATTTCCAGGTAGGCGGCACACCAAAGGCCGATTTCGAGCGCGCAGCAGCCGGTGGGGAACCGGTGCCGAGCCACCATTCGCCGCTCTTCAAAGTAACGCCTGAACCGGCGGTGCGTCGCGGCGTGGAAGCGACCGTTACGGCCCTTCTGGACCTGATGCCGAAGAAATAA
- a CDS encoding methylated-DNA--[protein]-cysteine S-methyltransferase, with protein MPQLSMHTPISDLTIHEWDGALVALDWGWGGEDEVTPLLREAKRQLDAYFDGELTQFNLPFAPEGTPFQKRLWRALSDIPYGETMSYGELATKLTSSARAVGTACGRNPLPILIPCHRVLAAGGNMGGYSGDGGLMTKKALLVLEGAMSVEQGLMLEALGFLD; from the coding sequence TTGCCGCAACTCTCGATGCATACGCCTATTTCCGACCTGACCATCCACGAATGGGACGGCGCCCTTGTGGCGCTCGATTGGGGATGGGGCGGTGAGGACGAGGTGACCCCGCTGCTGCGGGAAGCCAAGCGCCAGCTGGACGCCTATTTCGACGGCGAGCTGACACAGTTCAACCTGCCCTTTGCGCCCGAAGGCACCCCTTTCCAGAAACGGCTGTGGCGCGCCCTTTCAGATATTCCGTATGGGGAAACCATGTCCTACGGCGAGCTCGCCACCAAGCTTACATCCTCGGCCCGGGCCGTGGGCACAGCGTGCGGCCGCAACCCGCTCCCGATCCTTATTCCCTGTCACCGTGTGCTGGCAGCTGGCGGCAATATGGGGGGCTATTCCGGCGATGGCGGCCTGATGACCAAGAAAGCGCTGCTGGTGCTTGAAGGCGCCATGAGCGTCGAGCAAGGACTGATGCTTGAAGCCTTGGGATTCCTTGATTAA
- a CDS encoding DUF6489 family protein, with amino-acid sequence MKITIDIDCTPEEARTFFGLPDVRPLNDAVMDEMKRRIEKGFDAEDIDKAIKLWMGGANTGLGEFQKSMWNMMSGMAGTQDTSKDK; translated from the coding sequence ATGAAGATTACCATCGATATCGATTGCACGCCTGAAGAAGCCCGCACCTTTTTTGGCCTGCCGGATGTACGGCCACTGAATGATGCGGTGATGGACGAGATGAAACGCCGGATCGAAAAAGGCTTCGATGCCGAGGATATCGACAAGGCCATCAAATTGTGGATGGGCGGTGCAAATACCGGGCTTGGCGAGTTCCAGAAAAGCATGTGGAACATGATGTCGGGTATGGCGGGCACGCAAGATACGTCAAAAGATAAATAA
- a CDS encoding PEP-CTERM sorting domain-containing protein — MLKAFSYAVVGALALASVPASAAVTFDFSSGSGSAYSYDYSSSDVNLKVTAGQYKNGSITPWEWVQQNHHSGYWDYAQVTRSGDGLGVSLGKNDNGWIDGNGTDDVLVFNFSEAVRIVSVVFGNADNSDDFRLFGEDNALMGEFGLSGSHHNRSTFTFDGGWVTDQLAFGAISQNDTFRILSMNVEFIDPVASIPGGGLVAGIPEPSTWLMVILGFGASIGFARRRGANRNTMA; from the coding sequence ATGTTGAAGGCGTTTTCGTATGCAGTTGTTGGGGCCCTTGCCCTTGCCAGTGTTCCGGCAAGCGCTGCGGTTACGTTCGATTTCTCAAGTGGCTCGGGCAGTGCCTACAGCTACGATTATTCGTCGAGCGATGTGAACCTCAAGGTTACCGCCGGCCAGTACAAGAATGGCTCGATCACCCCGTGGGAATGGGTTCAGCAGAACCATCACAGTGGCTACTGGGACTATGCTCAGGTGACCCGCTCGGGTGACGGCCTTGGCGTGTCGCTTGGCAAGAACGACAATGGCTGGATTGATGGCAACGGCACCGATGATGTGCTGGTCTTCAATTTCAGCGAAGCCGTGCGGATCGTGAGCGTCGTGTTCGGCAACGCCGACAATTCCGATGATTTCCGCCTGTTCGGTGAAGACAATGCCCTGATGGGCGAGTTCGGCCTCAGCGGTTCGCACCACAACCGGTCGACCTTCACCTTCGATGGTGGCTGGGTAACAGATCAGCTGGCGTTCGGCGCGATCAGCCAGAACGACACCTTCCGTATCCTTTCGATGAATGTGGAATTTATCGATCCGGTTGCCAGCATTCCCGGTGGCGGTCTTGTGGCCGGCATCCCCGAACCCTCGACCTGGCTCATGGTGATCCTCGGTTTCGGCGCCAGCATCGGCTTTGCCCGCCGCCGCGGTGCCAACCGCAACACGATGGCCTGA
- a CDS encoding quinone oxidoreductase family protein, with amino-acid sequence MTTARVIRFEKTGGPEVLASATLDIAAPGAGEVLIRQEAIGLDFIDTYHRSGLYPVPLPAVPGLEAAGVIEAVGAGVTEFREGDRVAYPSGPMGAYASHRLFPVARLVKLPDGVDFEAAAALMLKAATVECLIRRTFRVEAGQTVLFHAAAGGVGLIACQWLKALGANIIGTVGSEEKAEIARAHGCTHTINYNTEDFVARVREITDGKGVPVVYDGVGKDTFMGSLDCLSRRGMMVSFGNATGPVAPFSPAILAQKGSLFLTRPTMMDYVATREDLELSTNAIFDAIKAGHITASVRQRFALEDAPEAHRALESRATTGQTILIP; translated from the coding sequence ATGACGACAGCCCGTGTAATCCGCTTCGAAAAAACCGGCGGCCCCGAAGTGCTGGCAAGCGCCACATTGGATATTGCTGCCCCCGGTGCGGGCGAAGTGTTGATCCGGCAGGAAGCTATCGGGCTCGATTTCATCGATACCTATCACCGCTCGGGGCTTTACCCGGTGCCCCTGCCCGCCGTGCCGGGGCTTGAAGCCGCAGGCGTCATCGAAGCTGTTGGCGCTGGTGTTACAGAATTCCGCGAAGGTGACCGGGTGGCCTACCCCTCCGGCCCGATGGGCGCCTATGCAAGCCACCGCCTGTTCCCAGTCGCCCGCCTCGTGAAACTGCCGGACGGGGTCGATTTCGAAGCCGCTGCCGCGCTGATGCTGAAGGCCGCCACGGTTGAATGCCTCATCCGTCGCACCTTCCGAGTCGAAGCCGGACAAACCGTGTTGTTCCACGCAGCAGCTGGCGGCGTCGGTCTCATTGCCTGCCAGTGGCTCAAGGCGCTCGGCGCCAATATCATCGGTACGGTGGGGTCGGAAGAAAAGGCCGAAATCGCCCGCGCCCACGGCTGCACGCATACGATCAACTACAACACCGAAGACTTCGTCGCCCGCGTGCGCGAGATCACCGATGGCAAGGGTGTGCCTGTGGTTTACGATGGTGTCGGCAAGGATACCTTCATGGGGTCGCTCGATTGCCTTTCACGGCGCGGCATGATGGTCAGCTTTGGCAATGCGACGGGGCCGGTTGCCCCCTTCTCGCCTGCGATCCTCGCCCAGAAGGGGAGCCTTTTCCTTACCCGTCCGACGATGATGGATTATGTGGCAACCCGCGAGGATCTGGAGCTTTCCACAAACGCCATCTTCGATGCGATCAAGGCCGGGCATATCACGGCAAGCGTCCGCCAGCGTTTCGCGCTTGAGGATGCGCCAGAAGCCCACCGCGCGCTCGAAAGCCGGGCCACGACCGGCCAGACAATCCTTATCCCCTGA
- a CDS encoding CopD family protein → MGIEGFLGDFYLWVKALHVISVIFWMAGLFLMPRYLAHHMDYPAGGSEDARWIEREAKLAKIILGPAMHAAWTFGILLVLNIGFDAGIWLYVKLAAVVALTIFQVFVARWRKQAAAGIRHHDGRFFRMVNEIPAIGIIIAVIMVIVRPF, encoded by the coding sequence ATGGGCATCGAAGGCTTTCTGGGTGATTTTTACCTCTGGGTGAAGGCGCTGCATGTGATCAGCGTCATCTTCTGGATGGCCGGGCTTTTCCTGATGCCGCGCTATCTGGCCCATCATATGGATTACCCCGCCGGCGGCAGCGAGGATGCGCGCTGGATCGAGCGCGAAGCCAAGCTCGCCAAAATCATCCTCGGGCCTGCCATGCATGCGGCCTGGACCTTCGGTATCCTTCTTGTCCTCAATATCGGGTTCGACGCCGGCATCTGGCTTTATGTGAAGCTTGCGGCCGTTGTTGCCCTCACCATTTTCCAGGTTTTTGTGGCGCGCTGGCGCAAGCAGGCGGCGGCCGGCATTCGCCATCATGACGGTCGTTTCTTCCGCATGGTCAACGAAATCCCGGCCATTGGCATCATCATCGCGGTGATCATGGTGATCGTTCGCCCCTTCTGA
- the rho gene encoding transcription termination factor Rho: MHLQDLKKKSPADLLSLAEEVGVENASSMRKQDMMFAILKQLAEDEVEIMGGGVIEILSDGFGFLRSPEANYLPGPDDIYVSPSQVRRFGLRTGDTVEGQIRAPKDGERYFALLKVSAINFEEPEKARHKVHFDNLTPLYPDERLKLDPNDPTVKDKSPRVIDLVAPIGKGQRALIVAPPRTGKTVLLQNIAQSITRNHPECFLIVLLIDERPEEVTDMQRSVKGEVVSSTFDEPASRHVQVAEMVIEKAKRLVEHGKDVVILLDSITRLARAYNTVVPSSGKVLTGGVDANALQRPKRFFGAARNIEEGGSLSIIATALIDTGSRMDEVIFEEFKGTGNSEIVLDRKVADKRVFPAIDILKSGTRKEELLVDQGVLAKMWVLRRILTPMGTVDAMEFLLAKLKDAKNNDEFFQQMNN; this comes from the coding sequence ATGCATCTTCAGGATCTTAAGAAGAAATCACCCGCAGACCTTCTCTCGCTTGCCGAAGAGGTCGGTGTTGAAAACGCATCGTCGATGCGCAAGCAGGACATGATGTTCGCCATCCTCAAGCAACTGGCTGAGGACGAGGTTGAAATCATGGGCGGCGGCGTGATCGAGATCCTGTCGGATGGCTTCGGCTTCCTCCGGAGCCCCGAGGCAAACTATCTGCCCGGTCCCGATGATATCTATGTGAGCCCCTCCCAGGTGCGGCGCTTCGGCCTCAGGACCGGTGACACGGTCGAAGGCCAGATTCGCGCGCCGAAAGACGGCGAACGCTATTTTGCCCTGCTCAAAGTATCGGCCATCAATTTCGAGGAGCCTGAAAAGGCCCGTCACAAGGTTCACTTCGATAACCTGACGCCGCTTTACCCGGACGAGCGCCTGAAGCTTGACCCCAACGATCCGACCGTGAAGGACAAAAGCCCGCGCGTCATCGATCTGGTGGCACCCATCGGTAAAGGCCAGCGCGCGCTCATCGTGGCGCCGCCGCGCACCGGTAAAACCGTTCTCCTGCAGAATATCGCCCAGTCGATCACCCGTAACCATCCGGAATGCTTCCTGATCGTCCTTCTGATCGACGAACGCCCTGAGGAAGTGACGGACATGCAGCGCAGCGTGAAGGGTGAGGTCGTCTCCTCGACCTTCGATGAACCCGCTTCCCGCCACGTCCAGGTTGCCGAAATGGTGATTGAAAAGGCCAAACGCCTTGTCGAACACGGCAAGGATGTTGTGATCCTTCTTGATTCCATCACCCGCCTTGCACGCGCCTACAACACCGTTGTTCCGTCATCCGGCAAGGTGCTGACGGGCGGTGTGGACGCGAACGCCCTGCAGCGCCCCAAGCGCTTCTTTGGTGCCGCACGTAATATCGAGGAAGGCGGTTCGCTGTCGATCATCGCAACCGCACTGATTGATACCGGCAGCCGGATGGACGAAGTGATCTTCGAGGAATTCAAAGGCACGGGTAACAGCGAAATCGTGCTCGACCGCAAGGTCGCCGACAAGCGCGTCTTCCCGGCGATCGATATCCTCAAATCCGGTACCCGGAAAGAAGAGCTGCTCGTCGATCAGGGCGTGCTTGCCAAAATGTGGGTCCTGCGCCGTATCCTCACCCCCATGGGCACTGTGGACGCGATGGAATTCCTCCTTGCTAAGCTCAAGGACGCCAAGAACAACGACGAATTCTTCCAGCAGATGAACAACTAG
- a CDS encoding dienelactone hydrolase family protein, producing the protein MGDWINIDAGDGSGSFKSYMARPAGGKGPVVIAIQEIFGVNAGMRQICDELAADGYIALSPDLFWRQEAGVELTDKSDAEWQRAFALMQGMDIDKGIEDIATTIAAARRLEGASGKVGATGYCLGGLLAYLTACRTGIDATVSYYGVNIDKFLIEATMMETPLVLHIAGEDKFVSKEAQATIKSGLKDNPLVEVHIYDGKDHAFARPNGIHYDADAATLANGRTKEFFAKHLKA; encoded by the coding sequence ATGGGCGACTGGATCAATATCGACGCTGGCGACGGCTCTGGCAGCTTCAAAAGCTATATGGCCCGCCCGGCTGGCGGCAAGGGTCCGGTCGTGATCGCCATCCAGGAAATCTTCGGCGTCAATGCCGGCATGCGCCAGATTTGCGATGAGCTTGCAGCTGATGGCTATATCGCTCTTTCGCCCGATCTGTTCTGGCGGCAGGAAGCAGGCGTCGAGCTCACCGACAAATCCGATGCCGAATGGCAGCGCGCCTTCGCCCTGATGCAGGGCATGGATATCGACAAGGGTATCGAGGATATCGCCACCACCATCGCCGCTGCCCGTCGGCTTGAAGGCGCGTCCGGCAAGGTTGGCGCTACCGGTTATTGCCTTGGCGGGCTTCTCGCCTATCTCACCGCCTGCCGCACCGGGATCGACGCCACCGTCAGCTATTACGGCGTGAATATCGACAAGTTCCTGATCGAGGCCACGATGATGGAAACCCCGCTCGTGTTGCATATCGCGGGCGAGGATAAATTTGTCTCCAAGGAGGCGCAGGCCACCATCAAATCGGGCCTCAAGGATAATCCGCTTGTCGAAGTGCATATCTATGACGGCAAGGACCATGCCTTTGCCCGGCCGAACGGCATCCATTATGACGCCGACGCCGCCACGCTCGCCAATGGCCGCACGAAGGAATTCTTTGCGAAACATCTGAAGGCCTGA
- a CDS encoding cysteine hydrolase family protein — translation MMKALILIDVQKAIDHPKWGRRGNPHAEANMAQLLAAWRAKGWPVVHIRHDSIDPMSPYRPDQPLHAFKDEVKPLGGETVFGKNTNNAFVDTGLEALLKANGVSALVIAGVLTQHSVDTSARMAASLGFKATVVSDATAATDVTDMNGRVWTAEDVQALTLAHLAADYALVIKTDALLASF, via the coding sequence ATGATGAAGGCGCTGATCCTCATCGATGTGCAGAAGGCGATCGACCATCCGAAGTGGGGTCGGCGTGGCAACCCGCACGCTGAGGCCAACATGGCACAATTGCTGGCTGCTTGGCGCGCAAAAGGCTGGCCGGTTGTGCATATCCGGCACGACAGCATTGATCCCATGTCGCCTTACCGGCCCGACCAGCCGCTCCATGCCTTCAAGGATGAGGTGAAGCCGCTCGGCGGTGAAACCGTGTTCGGAAAAAACACGAACAATGCCTTTGTGGATACCGGACTAGAGGCCCTGCTGAAAGCGAATGGCGTATCAGCACTGGTGATTGCTGGCGTACTTACGCAACATTCGGTGGACACCAGCGCCCGTATGGCAGCGAGCCTTGGATTCAAGGCAACCGTAGTTTCTGATGCAACGGCCGCGACTGACGTCACGGACATGAATGGCAGGGTCTGGACAGCTGAAGATGTGCAGGCACTGACCCTTGCCCATCTGGCCGCTGACTATGCCCTTGTCATCAAAACAGACGCCCTTCTCGCGTCTTTCTAA
- the mnmE gene encoding tRNA uridine-5-carboxymethylaminomethyl(34) synthesis GTPase MnmE has translation MATDTIFALSSGAGVAGVAVVRLSGPRAGAALEALTSGKARPEPRKAALRRLTDPATAARLDEALVLYFEGPASFTGEDVVELHLHGGRAVVGGVIEALGAMKGLRPAEPGEFSRRAFEHGKLDLTEAEGLNDLIHAQTAAQREVALRQMDGALRTLYEGWRTALVSHLAHLEADIDFPDEDLPEGVAGAVRPEIARLRQSIEAHLADGRRGRALRDGYRIVILGEPNAGKSTLMNALAKSDVAIVSDEAGTTRDVLEVQLDLGGYPVRLIDTAGLRDEGAGAIEAEGIRRARARAEEADLRLVLVRADDWPQIPKGVTEWLGEGAFLVVTQADRTAMFHVEQKDVPADLVGFAAVSAKTEHGLDDLFARLGDHVMDAMAPREAPSLTRLRHAQALSETVEHLVRFETNAGFDAVLAAEDVRMAARALGRITGRVGVEDLLDVIFSDFCIGK, from the coding sequence TTGGCCACCGATACAATCTTTGCGCTTTCTTCCGGCGCCGGTGTCGCCGGCGTTGCCGTTGTGCGCCTGTCGGGCCCCCGTGCTGGTGCTGCCCTTGAGGCACTGACCTCCGGCAAGGCGCGCCCCGAGCCGCGCAAAGCCGCACTCCGGCGATTGACCGACCCCGCAACCGCTGCCCGGCTCGATGAAGCGCTTGTCCTTTATTTCGAAGGCCCGGCGAGCTTTACGGGCGAGGATGTGGTGGAACTGCATCTCCATGGCGGTCGCGCGGTCGTGGGCGGCGTCATCGAAGCACTGGGCGCCATGAAGGGTCTGCGCCCGGCCGAACCCGGCGAGTTTTCGCGCCGTGCGTTCGAGCATGGCAAGCTTGACCTCACCGAAGCCGAGGGCCTGAATGACCTGATCCACGCGCAAACCGCAGCCCAGCGGGAAGTCGCGCTCCGCCAGATGGACGGCGCCCTGCGCACACTTTACGAGGGCTGGCGCACGGCGCTTGTATCTCACCTCGCGCATCTCGAAGCCGACATTGATTTCCCCGACGAGGATTTGCCCGAAGGGGTAGCGGGCGCGGTGCGGCCTGAAATCGCCCGCCTGCGCCAGTCGATCGAAGCGCACCTTGCGGATGGCCGCCGGGGCAGGGCGCTAAGGGACGGCTACCGGATCGTGATCCTCGGTGAGCCGAACGCGGGCAAATCGACCCTCATGAATGCACTCGCGAAATCCGACGTAGCCATCGTTTCGGATGAAGCCGGCACAACACGCGACGTGCTGGAAGTGCAGCTTGATCTGGGTGGCTACCCGGTGCGGCTGATCGATACAGCGGGCCTACGCGACGAAGGGGCAGGTGCGATTGAAGCCGAGGGCATCCGCCGGGCGCGGGCGCGGGCGGAGGAAGCTGACTTGCGCCTCGTGCTGGTGCGCGCCGACGACTGGCCGCAAATCCCGAAAGGGGTCACCGAGTGGCTTGGGGAAGGCGCCTTCCTTGTGGTCACGCAGGCCGACCGAACAGCGATGTTTCACGTGGAACAAAAGGATGTGCCTGCGGACCTTGTCGGTTTTGCCGCCGTTTCGGCAAAAACCGAGCATGGGCTCGATGACCTGTTCGCGCGGCTGGGCGACCATGTGATGGATGCGATGGCACCGCGTGAGGCACCAAGCCTGACGCGCCTCCGCCACGCCCAGGCGCTTTCCGAGACTGTGGAGCATCTGGTGCGGTTCGAGACGAACGCGGGTTTCGATGCGGTGCTCGCCGCCGAGGATGTCCGCATGGCTGCGCGCGCGCTCGGCCGGATCACCGGCCGTGTCGGCGTCGAGGACCTCCTGGACGTTATTTTCTCCGATTTCTGCATCGGCAAGTGA